In the genome of Streptomyces globosus, one region contains:
- a CDS encoding PucR family transcriptional regulator, which yields MNEVTMCELLNRIWARPRGEWTRVLRRELPALASGMVEELRDGIPGFAALVDDLDDEVVRAQVEAALLTALGYREPVTRPQERAEAHGAAPDGGPEPVRAGPYGTPAGHPDIDDDTDGDGGRGGIDPDEDIDLDVAALDAAAGLPGGALHGPGLRGGGADPVLDRIPRQSSYRTRTAPLTVVASDGPGSTCERARRELFSALISDMPMAEIALSELARAAGWPLPPEIRAIALATPGETQQLAASLGDALAGMVGGQPCLLVPSPEDPDTRTALESLLRGRFAAVGHPVAPRDTSHSLRWALRLLALAPHRPGPEGRPLFVDDHLSTLLLLQDEPLAHALAARWLRPLADLTPRQSERLEVTLLAWLEGGGAPEAAKALSVHPQTVRYRMRQLEKLFGPGLRDPRTRFELEMALRSRRLMAQVRRQYARVGRKARAAATDFRPLGVDRMARVNGL from the coding sequence ATGAACGAGGTAACAATGTGCGAACTGCTGAACCGTATCTGGGCCCGACCGCGCGGCGAGTGGACCCGGGTCCTGCGCCGGGAGCTCCCCGCCCTGGCATCCGGGATGGTGGAGGAGCTGAGGGACGGCATCCCCGGCTTCGCCGCGCTGGTGGATGACCTCGACGACGAGGTGGTCAGAGCACAGGTCGAGGCGGCCCTGCTGACGGCGCTCGGGTACCGGGAGCCGGTGACGCGCCCTCAGGAGCGGGCGGAGGCGCACGGCGCCGCGCCCGACGGCGGCCCCGAGCCGGTCAGGGCCGGCCCGTACGGCACGCCCGCGGGGCATCCGGACATCGACGATGACACCGACGGCGACGGCGGCCGTGGGGGGATCGACCCCGACGAGGACATCGACCTCGACGTGGCGGCCCTGGACGCGGCTGCCGGGCTTCCCGGAGGCGCCCTCCACGGGCCCGGACTCCGCGGCGGGGGCGCGGATCCGGTCCTGGACCGGATCCCCCGGCAGAGCTCGTACCGGACACGGACGGCCCCGCTGACGGTGGTCGCGTCCGACGGCCCGGGCAGCACCTGCGAGCGGGCGCGGAGGGAGCTCTTCTCCGCTCTCATAAGTGACATGCCCATGGCTGAAATCGCGCTGTCGGAACTCGCCCGCGCCGCCGGCTGGCCCCTTCCCCCCGAAATACGCGCCATCGCCCTGGCGACGCCGGGCGAGACCCAGCAGCTGGCCGCCTCCCTCGGCGACGCCCTGGCCGGCATGGTCGGCGGGCAGCCGTGCCTCCTCGTCCCCAGTCCCGAGGACCCCGACACCCGCACCGCCCTGGAGTCCCTGCTGCGCGGCCGGTTCGCGGCCGTGGGCCACCCCGTCGCACCGCGCGACACGAGCCACTCCCTGCGCTGGGCCCTGCGCCTGCTCGCCCTCGCCCCCCACCGGCCCGGACCGGAGGGCCGGCCCCTCTTCGTCGACGACCACCTCTCCACCCTCCTCCTGCTCCAGGACGAACCCCTCGCGCACGCCCTGGCCGCCCGCTGGCTGCGGCCGCTGGCCGACCTGACACCGCGCCAGAGCGAGCGGCTCGAAGTCACCCTCCTCGCCTGGCTGGAGGGCGGGGGCGCCCCGGAGGCCGCCAAGGCCCTGAGCGTCCACCCGCAGACCGTCCGCTACCGGATGCGGCAGCTGGAGAAGCTGTTCGGCCCCGGACTGCGCGACCCGCGCACCCGCTTCGAGCTGGAGATGGCCCTGCGCAGCCGCCGGCTCATGGCGCAGGTGCGGCGCCAGTACGCGCGGGTCGGCCGCAAGGCCCGCGCCGCCGCCACCGACTTCCGCCCCCTCGGCGTGGACCGCATGGCCCGCGTCAACGGCCTGTAG
- a CDS encoding NADH-quinone oxidoreductase subunit NuoF family protein translates to MTEATPALGCVGQPRVLAGLDTLPRLDRADHLAVHGPLPLYRPEELVELAEDIDLRGRGGAGFPFARKLRAVMRTARSRDGRTAVVVNGSEGEPSCLKDKAVLLHAPHLVLDGALLAAAALGADDVVVGVTRDDVERSLRTAVAERGPAGSRVRVARLPERFVTGEGTSLINGIEGGPALPNGQKVRTSDRGLGGVPTLLSNTETYAQLAVAARLGASGYCSAGLPAEPGTVLLTVAGSTVVEVPTGTSLAYVLELCGYSPGQGVLVGGYHGRWLTAAAARSVALSRQSLSSVNAVLGAGAVLPLPEDTCPAGEVARVARWMADESAGQCGPCVRGLPSLATAVEELVAGGGRAAWDAIESRMRAVRGRGACSHPDGTSGFVASALAVFPDELRDHALGSGCGRRVLGALPLPADENPERLVVDWTLCRGHGLCADLLPDVVRLDADGFPAQAVMPVPERFRAKALRAVRRCPALALRIQE, encoded by the coding sequence GTGACCGAAGCGACCCCGGCCCTCGGCTGCGTGGGCCAACCCCGGGTGCTCGCAGGCCTCGACACCCTGCCGCGCCTGGACCGGGCCGACCACCTGGCCGTGCACGGCCCCCTGCCCCTCTACCGGCCCGAAGAACTCGTCGAGCTCGCCGAGGACATCGACCTGCGGGGCCGCGGCGGAGCCGGCTTCCCCTTCGCGCGCAAACTGCGGGCGGTCATGCGGACCGCCCGGTCACGCGACGGGCGCACCGCCGTCGTCGTCAACGGCAGCGAGGGCGAGCCCAGTTGCCTCAAGGACAAGGCGGTGCTGCTGCACGCCCCGCACCTCGTCCTCGACGGGGCGCTCCTCGCCGCCGCCGCGCTCGGCGCCGACGACGTGGTCGTCGGCGTCACCCGCGACGACGTGGAGCGGTCCCTGCGCACGGCCGTCGCCGAGCGCGGCCCGGCCGGCAGCCGCGTCCGCGTCGCCAGGCTCCCCGAGCGCTTCGTCACCGGCGAGGGCACCTCCCTCATCAACGGCATCGAGGGCGGGCCCGCCCTGCCCAACGGGCAGAAGGTCCGCACCAGCGACCGCGGCCTCGGCGGGGTCCCCACCCTGCTGTCCAACACCGAGACGTACGCCCAACTCGCCGTCGCCGCACGGCTCGGCGCCTCCGGGTACTGCTCGGCCGGCCTGCCCGCCGAGCCCGGCACCGTCCTGCTCACCGTCGCCGGGTCGACCGTCGTCGAGGTGCCGACCGGCACCTCCCTGGCGTACGTCCTGGAGCTGTGCGGGTACTCCCCGGGGCAGGGCGTCCTCGTCGGCGGCTACCACGGCCGGTGGCTCACCGCCGCCGCCGCGCGCTCGGTGGCGCTGTCCCGCCAGTCGCTGTCCTCCGTCAACGCCGTGCTGGGCGCGGGCGCGGTGCTGCCCCTGCCGGAGGACACGTGCCCCGCGGGCGAAGTGGCCCGTGTGGCCCGCTGGATGGCCGACGAGTCGGCGGGCCAGTGCGGGCCGTGCGTCCGCGGCCTGCCGTCCCTCGCCACGGCCGTGGAGGAGCTCGTCGCGGGCGGCGGCAGAGCGGCCTGGGACGCGATCGAGAGCCGCATGCGGGCGGTGCGCGGCCGCGGCGCGTGCAGCCATCCCGACGGCACCTCCGGCTTCGTCGCCTCCGCACTCGCCGTCTTCCCCGACGAGCTGCGCGACCACGCCCTCGGAAGCGGCTGCGGCCGCCGCGTCCTCGGGGCGCTGCCCCTGCCCGCAGACGAGAACCCCGAGCGGCTCGTCGTGGACTGGACGCTGTGCCGGGGCCACGGCCTCTGTGCGGACCTGCTGCCGGACGTCGTCCGGCTGGATGCGGACGGCTTCCCGGCGCAGGCCGTCATGCCCGTCCCCGAGCGGTTCAGGGCGAAGGCCCTGCGGGCCGTGCGGCGCTGCCCCGCCCTGGCGCTGCGCATCCAGGAGTGA
- a CDS encoding SCO0930 family lipoprotein, translating to MRRVTTVGSVAAVLMLTAACGGGGEARGGNSVQPVGAGKALADAYGSGSGYGAAPGELSGSGAGSAAGGGQAGPAGQLAVREIASVGSVVTDGAGATLYRFEKDTPQPPKSNCDGDCATAWPPVPAADAAASAGIDAALLGEVTRSDGTRQLTLAGWPVYRYVKDTRAGEANGEGVGGTWHALAPDGKKAVDKKQQAGGGGQSGTGMGMGMGGGSGSGGYSRNPDKELSVAVNEKLGRILVDGQWRTLYRFDKDSAWPMKATCVGACAETWKPAAPVDKSKASGIRPELIGTVKRPDGSEQLTIDCWPVYTFTGDTEPGQTTGHNKQGLWFAVTETGKKAPVSAG from the coding sequence ATGCGCCGCGTGACAACCGTCGGATCGGTGGCCGCCGTCCTGATGCTGACGGCGGCCTGCGGAGGCGGCGGCGAGGCGCGCGGCGGGAATTCCGTACAGCCCGTGGGCGCGGGAAAGGCCCTCGCGGACGCCTACGGCTCGGGCAGCGGCTACGGGGCCGCCCCCGGCGAGCTGAGCGGCTCCGGCGCCGGCTCCGCGGCCGGCGGCGGCCAGGCCGGGCCGGCGGGACAGCTCGCCGTACGGGAGATCGCATCGGTCGGCAGCGTCGTCACCGACGGCGCCGGAGCCACCCTCTACCGCTTCGAGAAGGACACCCCGCAGCCCCCGAAGTCGAACTGCGACGGGGACTGCGCCACGGCGTGGCCGCCGGTCCCCGCCGCCGACGCCGCTGCCTCCGCCGGCATCGACGCGGCCCTGCTCGGTGAGGTCACCCGCTCCGACGGGACCAGGCAGCTGACCCTCGCCGGCTGGCCCGTCTACCGGTATGTCAAGGACACCCGGGCGGGCGAGGCGAACGGCGAGGGAGTCGGCGGGACGTGGCACGCGCTGGCGCCCGACGGGAAGAAGGCGGTCGACAAGAAGCAGCAGGCGGGCGGCGGCGGCCAGTCCGGCACCGGAATGGGAATGGGAATGGGTGGCGGATCCGGTTCGGGCGGGTATTCGCGGAATCCGGACAAGGAGCTGTCCGTCGCCGTGAACGAAAAGCTCGGGAGGATACTCGTCGACGGCCAGTGGCGCACCCTGTACCGATTCGACAAGGACAGCGCGTGGCCCATGAAGGCCACCTGTGTCGGTGCGTGCGCGGAGACGTGGAAGCCCGCCGCCCCGGTGGACAAGTCCAAGGCGTCGGGGATCCGGCCGGAACTGATCGGCACCGTGAAGCGGCCCGACGGCAGCGAGCAGCTGACGATCGACTGCTGGCCTGTGTACACCTTCACCGGCGACACCGAACCCGGCCAGACCACCGGCCACAACAAGCAGGGCCTGTGGTTCGCGGTCACCGAGACCGGCAAGAAGGCCCCGGTTTCGGCCGGCTGA
- a CDS encoding antibiotic biosynthesis monooxygenase family protein, with product MTVTANIDSSRPVATLINVFTVAPERQHELIALLTRATEETMKHQPGFVCANFHASQDGERVINYAQWESEAHYRAMLANPEARVHMDEAATIAVDVQPRLFHVASHHGKG from the coding sequence ATGACCGTTACCGCGAACATCGACAGCAGCCGCCCCGTCGCGACGCTCATCAACGTGTTCACCGTCGCACCGGAGCGCCAGCACGAACTGATCGCCCTCCTCACCCGCGCCACCGAAGAGACGATGAAGCACCAACCCGGTTTCGTCTGCGCCAACTTCCACGCGAGCCAGGACGGCGAACGCGTCATCAACTACGCGCAGTGGGAGAGCGAAGCCCACTACCGCGCCATGCTCGCCAACCCGGAGGCCCGGGTGCACATGGACGAGGCGGCCACCATCGCCGTGGATGTCCAGCCGCGCCTCTTCCACGTCGCCTCACACCACGGCAAAGGCTGA